A genome region from Thermococcus onnurineus NA1 includes the following:
- a CDS encoding MBL fold metallo-hydrolase, with protein MKLTVLYENNSGFKKGPLGAHGFSALVEHRGVRVLVDTGTDGRILLNNMEEFRVKPRKINYIFITHGHYDHTGGLKVFLEARGKPIKVIAHPEIFRRRIALKPHRRDIGIPFTREELEALGAEFILSEKPLEFAPGFISSGEIERRTWDRAVGYLEEKGELIKDPVRDDMALIVDLGESAAVITGCGHSGVLNIAWQAEDVLGKPVKALIGGLHLLGASKELLDDVVEKIDAEKLYAGHCTGIDSYAYLKARLGDRIEHLHVGKTVEL; from the coding sequence ATGAAACTGACGGTTCTCTACGAAAATAACTCGGGTTTTAAAAAGGGTCCCCTCGGGGCTCATGGCTTCTCTGCCCTGGTGGAACACCGGGGAGTTAGGGTTCTCGTTGATACTGGAACGGACGGGAGGATCCTTCTCAACAACATGGAGGAGTTCAGAGTAAAACCAAGAAAAATCAATTACATATTCATCACCCACGGTCACTACGACCACACGGGCGGGCTTAAAGTGTTCCTCGAAGCGAGGGGAAAACCTATCAAGGTGATAGCTCATCCGGAGATATTCCGGAGAAGAATAGCACTTAAGCCACACAGGCGCGATATAGGGATTCCGTTCACGAGGGAAGAGCTTGAAGCTCTTGGAGCCGAGTTTATTTTAAGCGAGAAGCCCCTCGAGTTCGCGCCCGGCTTCATCAGCTCCGGCGAAATCGAGAGAAGAACCTGGGACAGGGCGGTAGGCTATCTCGAAGAGAAAGGGGAGCTCATCAAAGACCCCGTTAGGGACGACATGGCTCTCATAGTCGACCTGGGAGAGAGCGCTGCAGTTATCACCGGTTGCGGACACTCAGGCGTTCTCAACATAGCCTGGCAAGCCGAAGACGTTTTGGGGAAGCCCGTTAAAGCCCTAATCGGAGGGCTGCATCTCCTCGGTGCGAGCAAAGAGCTCCTTGATGACGTAGTTGAGAAAATTGACGCCGAAAAGCTCTACGCAGGCCACTGCACGGGCATAGACTCCTACGCCTATCTGAAGGCGAGACTTGGGGATAGAATAGAGCACCTTCACGTGGGCAAAACGGTAGAGCTCTAG
- a CDS encoding undecaprenyl-diphosphate phosphatase, whose translation MVYLNDYSLPLISGIIVALSSWLPISPEGYSVKLMFQSMGPLYESYLVPAYLGILFAILFHFREKIAMGAQKAIRMSIDPDGKFVFYSSLFTVLIGYPVVVGLPEILSPKTADIINAILGLIIITAGLLMARRISVPLRGVDDRLREHEDEPTLIDSLVVGLAQGISLIGGISRSGLTLTILLSTGASVKRALELSFLVTPVYLVMRLAFIESWDPDLPVALLFTAFLASFATSILTMNLLLRLAESLNRRTFLILFGSIAVIVYILGVIF comes from the coding sequence ATGGTATATTTGAATGACTACTCTCTCCCCTTGATTTCGGGTATCATCGTTGCACTGTCCTCGTGGCTTCCAATCAGCCCTGAAGGATATTCCGTAAAGCTAATGTTCCAGAGTATGGGCCCACTGTACGAAAGCTACCTTGTCCCCGCTTATCTGGGGATTCTGTTCGCTATCTTGTTCCATTTTCGAGAGAAAATAGCTATGGGTGCCCAAAAGGCTATCAGGATGAGCATTGACCCGGATGGGAAGTTTGTCTTTTATTCCTCGCTGTTTACAGTTCTCATCGGGTATCCTGTGGTTGTGGGACTTCCGGAAATCCTCAGCCCAAAGACTGCGGACATAATTAACGCCATTCTTGGCCTGATCATAATTACCGCGGGACTTTTAATGGCCAGACGCATTAGCGTCCCTTTGAGGGGCGTTGATGATCGTCTCCGAGAGCATGAAGATGAACCCACGCTCATCGACTCCCTGGTTGTCGGTTTGGCCCAGGGAATTTCTCTTATTGGGGGCATATCGAGGAGCGGACTCACTTTAACGATCCTCCTGAGCACGGGGGCGAGTGTAAAACGCGCCCTTGAGCTGAGCTTTCTTGTCACCCCGGTGTACCTCGTTATGCGGCTTGCGTTTATAGAGAGCTGGGATCCAGACCTCCCGGTGGCCCTTCTCTTTACCGCATTCCTCGCATCTTTCGCTACAAGCATTCTCACGATGAACCTCCTTCTCAGGCTCGCGGAGTCCTTGAATAGGAGGACCTTCCTTATACTCTTCGGTTCAATCGCGGTGATTGTCTACATCCTGGGGGTGATCTTTTGA
- the glmU gene encoding bifunctional sugar-1-phosphate nucleotidylyltransferase/acetyltransferase, whose product MKAVVLAAGKGERLRPLTDDRPKVVLKVANRPIVEYVLENLDPFVDEFILIVRYQKEKLIETLGDEFNGKPITYVDQLEGEGTAKAMESAKDYIEGEEFIVANGDIYFEIDGIKELIQAFKKEKADAAVLVKEFEDLSHFGKIEVDGNLVKAVLEKPGKVSGYANLGVYIFKPDVFEFISKTPLSKRGEYEITDTLNLMIKAGKKVTYAAYSGYWNDVGRPWNLIELNEYLLKNKLRHEIKGIVEEGATLVPPVEIGEGTIIRSGAYIIGPVKIGRNSRIGPNCFIRPYTSIGDNCHIGNAVEVKNSIIMDHSNAPHLNYVGDSIIGENTNLGAGTITANLRHDKGNIKVEIKGKLEDSGRRKLGAIIGHNVKVGINVTIYPGRKIGSNSFVGPGVVVDKNIPSNSLVVVRQEKVVMER is encoded by the coding sequence TTGAAGGCTGTAGTGCTCGCCGCTGGAAAAGGTGAAAGGCTGAGGCCTCTCACAGACGACAGGCCGAAAGTTGTACTCAAGGTTGCCAACAGGCCGATAGTCGAGTACGTTCTCGAAAACCTTGACCCGTTTGTGGACGAGTTCATCTTGATAGTTAGATACCAGAAAGAGAAGCTGATTGAAACTCTCGGAGATGAGTTCAACGGAAAGCCGATAACCTACGTTGACCAGCTTGAAGGGGAGGGAACTGCCAAGGCCATGGAGTCAGCTAAGGATTATATTGAAGGAGAAGAGTTCATAGTTGCCAATGGCGATATCTACTTCGAGATAGATGGCATTAAGGAGCTTATCCAGGCATTCAAGAAGGAAAAGGCAGATGCTGCAGTGCTGGTTAAAGAGTTCGAGGATCTGAGTCACTTCGGAAAGATAGAGGTGGATGGAAACCTCGTCAAGGCTGTGCTAGAAAAGCCTGGAAAGGTCTCCGGTTATGCTAATCTCGGTGTCTATATCTTCAAGCCCGATGTTTTTGAATTCATCTCAAAAACGCCGCTGAGCAAGAGAGGGGAGTACGAGATAACCGACACACTAAACCTCATGATAAAAGCCGGAAAAAAGGTGACCTACGCGGCCTATTCCGGCTACTGGAACGACGTTGGAAGACCGTGGAACCTCATCGAGCTCAACGAGTACCTCTTAAAGAATAAGCTGAGGCACGAGATTAAGGGCATAGTGGAGGAAGGTGCGACTCTCGTTCCTCCTGTTGAGATTGGTGAGGGGACCATCATTAGGAGCGGTGCCTATATCATCGGCCCAGTGAAAATTGGAAGGAACTCTCGTATCGGCCCAAACTGCTTCATAAGGCCATACACAAGTATAGGTGACAACTGCCACATAGGCAACGCCGTCGAAGTTAAGAATTCCATAATCATGGATCACAGCAACGCTCCTCACCTCAACTATGTGGGAGACTCGATAATTGGAGAAAACACAAATCTTGGCGCTGGAACGATCACTGCAAACCTCAGACATGATAAAGGCAACATAAAAGTCGAGATAAAGGGCAAACTCGAGGACTCTGGAAGGAGAAAGCTTGGGGCGATAATAGGCCACAATGTCAAGGTGGGCATAAACGTGACCATTTACCCTGGCAGGAAGATAGGCAGCAACTCCTTCGTCGGACCTGGGGTTGTTGTGGATAAGAACATACCAAGCAACAGCCTCGTGGTAGTGAGACAGGAGAAGGTGGTGATGGAAAGATGA
- a CDS encoding DUF835 domain-containing protein: MAYKTYQTKEKGWALLSAAFFINALDVESYIFGPLGIELSAEIYRIVSKIPNFFIAILLIWGAIHLKYETTMLKHVVYLSVFLVASYVWLLLLATNVFGDDFILSSLFPSFAYGGALIYFGLVLKRHKISGHGVDALFPWGLILLGALNLTYPFTRNLDQFVPVGFSLGALFRLIAAVGAIKFVFNPFPHIEVSGKQDIPSGAFLYYTKDDVSGKFGKWESKSGLVMITREDVNTLKQRISPDATVFWITRAKEGRLHDSPAIYAISPTKIDILMDFIAKALQEGYSIIYIDAIEYLILENGFENVFKFLLNIKDRVLTRGGTMILVVDPNALETFHRKMLEREFLGD, translated from the coding sequence GTGGCGTACAAGACGTATCAAACCAAGGAAAAGGGCTGGGCGCTGTTGAGTGCCGCCTTTTTCATTAATGCCCTCGATGTTGAGAGCTACATCTTTGGCCCTCTCGGTATTGAACTAAGCGCTGAGATCTACAGAATCGTCTCCAAGATCCCCAACTTCTTCATAGCGATTCTACTTATCTGGGGAGCGATTCATTTAAAGTATGAGACGACCATGTTAAAGCACGTTGTGTATCTCTCGGTATTTTTGGTTGCTTCGTATGTATGGTTGCTTCTCTTAGCCACTAATGTCTTTGGGGATGACTTTATCCTGAGCTCCCTCTTTCCATCCTTTGCCTATGGCGGAGCCCTTATATACTTCGGCTTGGTGCTGAAACGCCATAAGATTTCGGGCCATGGTGTAGATGCACTGTTTCCATGGGGCTTGATACTCCTCGGAGCTCTGAACCTCACGTATCCATTTACTAGGAATCTCGATCAGTTCGTTCCAGTAGGGTTTTCTCTTGGCGCTCTTTTCAGGCTCATAGCCGCTGTGGGGGCAATCAAATTTGTGTTCAACCCTTTTCCCCATATTGAAGTTTCAGGTAAGCAGGATATTCCATCGGGAGCCTTTCTTTATTATACAAAAGATGACGTCTCTGGGAAGTTTGGCAAGTGGGAAAGCAAGTCAGGACTGGTTATGATAACACGCGAGGATGTCAACACGCTCAAACAGCGGATAAGTCCCGACGCTACAGTGTTTTGGATTACAAGGGCCAAGGAAGGCAGGCTGCATGACTCTCCTGCGATCTATGCCATAAGCCCAACTAAGATAGATATACTTATGGATTTCATAGCCAAGGCATTGCAAGAAGGCTACAGTATCATCTATATAGACGCCATTGAGTACCTCATTCTAGAGAATGGCTTTGAGAACGTCTTTAAGTTCCTCCTGAACATAAAAGACAGAGTACTGACTAGAGGGGGGACAATGATACTGGTAGTGGATCCCAATGCCTTGGAAACGTTCCACAGAAAAATGCTGGAAAGAGAATTTTTGGGGGATTGA
- a CDS encoding CBS domain-containing protein — MVGILVQEVMTDRFQKIDINAPLSEAIGIFEKEDPDLILVFDGDVYKGVLTQDLIIHSHLKWDPTKAKVKDVYKTAPVIKPDEDLSKAAKLMIEVDLRSLPVGESKAEIIGVISDLMLLDRIAKEEFGKRKVEEFMTKDVITLKPDDTVAKALAAMRDHSISRIPIVNEEGKLDGLVTLHDLIVRFIKPRFRAQTGELVGEKIPPFSTQLREVMIRGVITIQPDATVQEAVAKMIDNNIDGLIIVDENEKVKGILTIKDLLLPISRMVEKEARFYLQLGGDAALLSDFTRERIIDDIKRFVDGYEDLLGNEGIIYLHIRRFSEKFRGVYLYQARMRVVTDRGIFIATGETWGAIQAVHDALRAIERQLLQKAELEKDTHYYKRFLEKMGLD, encoded by the coding sequence ATGGTCGGTATTCTTGTGCAAGAGGTTATGACCGACAGGTTCCAGAAGATAGACATCAACGCCCCACTTTCTGAGGCGATTGGTATCTTTGAGAAGGAAGACCCCGACCTTATTCTGGTCTTTGACGGAGACGTATACAAGGGTGTCCTTACTCAAGACCTTATTATACACTCCCACCTCAAGTGGGATCCCACCAAGGCTAAGGTTAAGGATGTTTATAAGACCGCTCCAGTTATCAAACCGGATGAGGATCTAAGCAAAGCCGCCAAACTTATGATCGAGGTTGACCTGCGTTCCCTTCCAGTTGGGGAGAGCAAAGCTGAAATAATTGGAGTCATAAGCGATTTAATGCTCCTGGACAGGATCGCTAAGGAAGAGTTCGGAAAGAGAAAGGTAGAGGAGTTCATGACGAAGGACGTCATCACTCTCAAGCCAGACGACACGGTTGCCAAAGCCTTAGCGGCGATGCGCGATCACTCTATATCCAGGATACCCATCGTAAACGAAGAGGGTAAGCTTGATGGCCTCGTTACGCTCCATGACCTTATAGTCAGGTTTATAAAGCCGCGCTTCAGGGCTCAGACAGGTGAACTCGTCGGTGAGAAGATACCACCATTCTCGACCCAGCTTAGGGAAGTCATGATAAGGGGCGTCATTACCATACAACCCGATGCCACTGTCCAAGAAGCCGTTGCAAAAATGATAGACAACAACATCGATGGCCTTATCATTGTAGATGAGAACGAGAAAGTTAAAGGTATCCTTACCATCAAGGATTTGCTCCTGCCGATTTCAAGGATGGTCGAGAAGGAGGCAAGATTCTACCTCCAGCTCGGAGGAGATGCCGCCCTACTGAGCGACTTCACCAGAGAGAGAATTATAGATGACATCAAACGCTTCGTGGACGGCTATGAAGATCTGCTAGGCAATGAGGGTATAATATACCTCCACATCCGGCGCTTCAGCGAGAAGTTCAGGGGAGTCTACCTCTATCAGGCAAGGATGAGAGTAGTTACCGACAGAGGCATCTTCATCGCGACCGGAGAAACCTGGGGAGCAATACAGGCTGTTCACGATGCCCTGAGGGCAATAGAGAGACAGCTCCTCCAGAAGGCCGAGCTCGAGAAGGACACTCACTACTACAAGCGCTTCCTTGAAAAGATGGGACTGGATTGA
- the map gene encoding type II methionyl aminopeptidase: MDEREALIKAGEIARQVKKEVISLIKPGTKLYDIAEFVERRIIELGGKPAFPCNLSINEIAAHYTPYKGDETVLKEGDYLKVDIGVHVDGYIADTALTFRVGMEEDDLVTAAREALENAIKVIRAGIKINEIGKAIEETIRGYGFNPIVNLSGHKIERYKLHAGISIPNIYRPADSYVLKEGDVIAIEPFATTGAGQVIEVPPALIFMYLRDRPVRMAQARRVLMHIKREYNGLPFAYRWLQGFMPEGQLKLALAQLDRVGAIYSYPILREVRGGLVAQFEHTVIVEKEGAYITT, translated from the coding sequence GTGGATGAAAGGGAGGCCCTCATAAAAGCTGGGGAGATAGCCAGACAGGTTAAGAAAGAAGTAATTAGCCTAATAAAGCCAGGGACAAAGCTTTATGATATAGCCGAGTTCGTGGAGAGAAGAATAATCGAGCTCGGCGGAAAGCCTGCCTTTCCGTGCAACCTTTCGATAAACGAGATAGCGGCACACTACACGCCCTACAAGGGCGACGAGACCGTTCTAAAGGAGGGCGACTACCTAAAGGTTGACATTGGGGTTCACGTTGATGGTTATATAGCCGACACCGCCCTGACCTTCCGGGTCGGAATGGAAGAGGACGACCTAGTGACGGCTGCGAGAGAGGCTCTCGAGAACGCTATAAAAGTCATCCGCGCCGGAATCAAGATAAACGAGATTGGAAAGGCCATAGAAGAAACCATTAGAGGATACGGCTTCAACCCGATAGTGAACCTCAGCGGTCACAAGATAGAGAGGTATAAACTCCACGCCGGCATCTCAATCCCCAACATCTACCGTCCAGCGGACAGCTACGTGCTGAAGGAGGGTGACGTGATAGCAATAGAACCCTTCGCCACAACTGGGGCAGGACAGGTCATTGAGGTTCCACCGGCACTGATTTTTATGTATCTCAGAGACAGGCCAGTGAGGATGGCCCAGGCAAGAAGAGTGCTTATGCACATAAAGAGGGAGTACAACGGCCTTCCCTTCGCATACCGGTGGCTCCAGGGGTTTATGCCCGAAGGCCAGCTTAAGCTAGCCCTAGCCCAGCTCGATAGAGTGGGGGCGATATACAGCTACCCGATACTGAGGGAAGTCCGCGGCGGTCTCGTTGCTCAGTTCGAGCACACTGTTATAGTCGAGAAGGAGGGGGCTTACATAACCACCTAA
- a CDS encoding TrkH family potassium uptake protein has protein sequence MLELGKYINISDDLFVVKNLIGAILQGVGLAYLFPILLAWFYPDEIDYVIYFAIPGIFSILLGAWLARHMGKIEDVNLRQAMVSAAFTWLFASFISVVPFMAIGGMSFVDSYFESMSAWTGTGLTMMSNLESYPHILIFWRSWMQWLGGIGIVLVALTILIRPGVAAARLYRAEARSERILPNLVNTSKVIFEIYFVLTLVGVYLYYLNGMPLFDAVIHSMTGLGTGGMSSHDLSIGYFNSTAIEAVTIFLMIMGAVNFTVHYRIFRDKHLKPFFEDVQVRYMFVFLFPTIAVMAFSLAQIGDTIGDALRQAVFHAVSAITCTGFGIADLSKYPELAKFMIGILMVIGGGAGSTAGGIKLIRVTLMYESLKWTIQGAILPRGAIIKRKVGNYIFSDEDVQEVMSFTMTYFAFLLIGTVYTMVRLGTSLVDSFFEVASAQGNVGLSVGITSPSLPVDMKILLILHMWIGRLEIFSTLVFIISVFFLAPRVVGKR, from the coding sequence ATGCTCGAGCTTGGCAAGTACATCAATATATCAGACGATCTCTTCGTAGTCAAAAACCTGATAGGTGCAATCCTCCAGGGCGTCGGCCTTGCCTATCTCTTCCCGATACTGCTAGCCTGGTTTTATCCCGATGAAATCGACTACGTAATCTACTTTGCAATTCCTGGGATATTTAGTATCCTCCTTGGCGCATGGCTCGCGAGACACATGGGGAAGATTGAGGACGTCAATTTGAGACAGGCGATGGTCTCAGCAGCTTTTACATGGCTCTTTGCATCTTTCATAAGCGTCGTCCCCTTTATGGCTATTGGAGGAATGTCGTTCGTTGATTCTTACTTCGAGAGCATGTCTGCCTGGACTGGGACTGGACTCACCATGATGAGCAACCTCGAGAGCTACCCCCACATTCTCATCTTCTGGCGCTCTTGGATGCAGTGGCTGGGGGGAATTGGTATCGTCCTTGTCGCCCTTACTATACTCATTCGCCCGGGAGTCGCGGCGGCGAGGCTTTACAGAGCTGAAGCTAGGAGTGAGAGAATCCTGCCGAATCTTGTCAACACATCGAAGGTTATCTTCGAGATATACTTCGTCCTTACTCTGGTGGGTGTCTATCTCTACTATCTCAACGGCATGCCGCTTTTTGATGCCGTCATACACTCCATGACGGGTCTTGGCACGGGTGGTATGAGTAGCCACGACCTGAGCATAGGCTACTTCAACAGCACCGCAATAGAGGCAGTCACGATTTTCCTCATGATAATGGGTGCCGTTAACTTCACGGTTCACTACAGGATATTTCGGGACAAACACCTGAAGCCATTCTTTGAGGACGTTCAGGTTCGCTACATGTTCGTGTTCCTCTTCCCGACAATAGCGGTAATGGCCTTCAGTCTCGCCCAGATCGGCGATACCATTGGTGATGCCCTCAGACAGGCGGTCTTCCATGCGGTTTCTGCCATAACCTGTACCGGATTCGGGATAGCGGATCTCAGCAAGTATCCCGAGCTGGCCAAGTTCATGATAGGAATACTCATGGTCATAGGAGGCGGTGCTGGAAGCACTGCAGGCGGTATAAAGCTCATCCGAGTTACGTTGATGTACGAAAGCCTCAAGTGGACGATTCAAGGTGCGATACTGCCTAGGGGTGCGATAATCAAGAGGAAGGTTGGGAACTATATATTCAGCGACGAAGATGTTCAGGAGGTCATGAGCTTCACCATGACGTACTTTGCATTCCTTCTCATCGGAACTGTCTACACTATGGTTCGCCTTGGGACGAGTCTCGTTGATTCCTTCTTTGAGGTGGCTTCTGCCCAAGGAAACGTCGGTCTCAGTGTGGGCATCACGTCTCCAAGTCTTCCCGTTGACATGAAGATTCTCCTCATCCTCCACATGTGGATAGGCAGGCTGGAGATATTCTCAACGCTGGTGTTCATAATAAGCGTCTTCTTCCTCGCCCCCAGGGTGGTGGGCAAAAGATGA
- a CDS encoding ATP-binding cassette domain-containing protein: MNVITVENLSFRYRRAKEYSLRDVSFEVRRGELLGIIGPSGSGKSTLCLTLNGIIPHSIRGDFSGEVIVRDPGTGEEYNTIETPVAKLSTVVGLVLQNPESQLFSMTVEEEIAFGLENLGLDRNEIMRRLRWVLEVSGLKGLEKEFPPNLSGGQKQRLAIAAVLAMKPSVLVLDEPTSQLDPLGRNEVLGLVLLLRKEHGITVVLVEHHTDYILRFADRIIVMDKGSIVLEGKPREIAEEAETLRRLGINLPPSLEISYELKKRGLISRLALTEEELLSGIRSL; encoded by the coding sequence ATGAACGTGATAACCGTTGAGAACCTCAGCTTCAGGTACAGAAGGGCAAAGGAGTATTCCTTGAGGGATGTCAGCTTTGAAGTCAGGAGAGGTGAGCTACTTGGAATAATTGGCCCGAGCGGGAGCGGGAAGTCGACGCTCTGTCTGACGCTTAACGGTATAATTCCCCACTCGATAAGGGGTGACTTTTCTGGAGAAGTCATCGTCCGAGATCCTGGAACTGGAGAGGAGTATAACACCATAGAAACCCCAGTTGCGAAGCTTTCAACCGTTGTCGGACTAGTTCTCCAGAACCCCGAGAGCCAGCTCTTCAGCATGACAGTCGAGGAGGAGATAGCATTTGGCCTGGAAAATCTTGGCCTGGACCGGAACGAGATAATGAGGCGTCTTCGCTGGGTGCTTGAGGTTTCTGGTCTTAAAGGTCTTGAGAAGGAGTTCCCCCCCAACCTGAGCGGTGGCCAGAAGCAGCGCTTGGCGATAGCAGCTGTCCTAGCAATGAAGCCTTCAGTCTTGGTTCTCGATGAGCCGACCTCCCAGCTCGATCCCTTGGGGAGAAATGAGGTTTTAGGACTTGTTTTGCTCCTCAGGAAGGAGCATGGAATCACAGTCGTCTTGGTGGAACATCATACGGATTACATACTCCGCTTCGCAGACAGGATAATAGTCATGGATAAAGGATCGATAGTACTCGAGGGGAAGCCGCGGGAGATAGCGGAGGAAGCCGAAACTCTTAGGAGACTCGGTATAAATCTTCCCCCAAGCCTTGAGATATCTTACGAACTTAAAAAGAGGGGTTTAATAAGCCGGCTGGCTCTCACTGAGGAGGAACTTCTCTCCGGGATAAGATCTCTCTGA
- the cyaB gene encoding class IV adenylate cyclase, with protein MIEIEVKGYADDEVFERVRENFKLIRREYHEDTYFQHPCRDFAKTDEALRIRIRRFNGHFEAIMTYKGPKIDPNSKTRKEIEVPLSDPDKHTEILESLGFKEVLIVEKTREKYYVDKGIVIALDEVEGLGKFIEIEALAESEEVVEETVRVLRKILASLGVKKFERRSYLELMLEKEVGHGEAG; from the coding sequence ATGATAGAGATAGAGGTTAAGGGCTATGCAGACGACGAAGTGTTTGAGAGGGTGAGAGAGAACTTCAAGCTGATAAGAAGGGAGTACCACGAGGACACCTACTTTCAGCATCCCTGTCGGGACTTTGCCAAGACAGACGAAGCTTTAAGGATCAGGATAAGACGTTTCAACGGGCACTTTGAGGCCATTATGACCTATAAAGGGCCGAAAATCGATCCCAATTCGAAGACGAGAAAGGAGATAGAGGTTCCCCTGAGCGATCCGGACAAGCATACAGAAATCCTTGAGAGTCTAGGATTCAAAGAGGTGCTGATCGTCGAGAAAACCAGGGAAAAGTACTACGTTGATAAGGGCATTGTCATAGCACTCGACGAGGTTGAAGGCCTCGGAAAGTTCATCGAGATAGAAGCGCTGGCTGAGAGCGAGGAGGTCGTGGAGGAGACCGTTAGAGTACTGAGGAAGATACTGGCCTCCCTCGGGGTCAAGAAGTTTGAGAGGCGTTCCTACCTCGAGCTGATGCTTGAGAAGGAGGTAGGTCATGGGGAAGCTGGATGA
- a CDS encoding archaemetzincin family Zn-dependent metalloprotease, protein MILIVPIGTVDGMVTEEIAKFVGSYYPHFGLTVEISDAIPPEPFLKAYNSLRRQFLGRAFLITLSELGRMRNARAVLGITSLDLYEEGLNFIFGLANSRLGAAVISTFRLRPEFYGKLPNRRLFVERAIKEAMHELGHVFGLPHCPKGECVMHFSNSIIDTDIKGPLYCPTCLRKLEKNLGVGR, encoded by the coding sequence GTGATACTCATCGTGCCTATCGGCACCGTTGATGGAATGGTGACCGAGGAGATAGCGAAGTTCGTAGGCTCGTATTATCCACATTTCGGCCTCACTGTTGAGATATCCGACGCTATCCCTCCAGAACCGTTTTTGAAGGCATACAATTCCTTAAGGAGGCAGTTTCTTGGGAGAGCTTTTCTGATAACACTCTCGGAGCTTGGGAGGATGAGGAATGCAAGAGCAGTCCTCGGGATTACATCGCTCGACCTCTATGAGGAGGGATTGAACTTCATCTTCGGTCTGGCCAATTCGAGGCTCGGGGCGGCGGTTATTTCCACATTCCGTCTCAGGCCGGAGTTCTATGGGAAGCTGCCTAACAGGAGGCTCTTCGTTGAACGAGCAATCAAAGAGGCCATGCACGAGCTCGGGCACGTCTTTGGTCTTCCCCACTGCCCGAAGGGAGAATGCGTCATGCATTTCTCAAACTCGATAATTGATACAGACATTAAGGGGCCGCTCTACTGTCCCACCTGCCTGAGGAAGCTTGAGAAGAACTTGGGGGTTGGAAGATGA
- a CDS encoding DUF86 domain-containing protein — protein MWEVNVEYIVESIELIKEAMPDSLEEFKLMGLAKDGIYKRLEFAIQALLEGLSELGRKREIIALSYSDLIRSLEEKGILPKETAEKAEFLAQLREVLIYDYDLMNDEIAFRNMEEYIEYVRELLEFLRGVEG, from the coding sequence GTGTGGGAAGTGAACGTTGAATACATCGTTGAGAGCATCGAGCTGATAAAGGAGGCAATGCCAGATTCCCTTGAGGAGTTCAAGTTGATGGGCCTAGCAAAGGATGGAATATACAAGAGGCTCGAGTTCGCCATACAAGCCCTCCTTGAGGGCCTCTCGGAACTCGGTCGGAAAAGGGAAATAATAGCCCTTTCGTACTCTGATCTTATCAGGTCCCTTGAAGAGAAGGGAATCCTGCCAAAAGAGACTGCCGAAAAAGCGGAATTCCTCGCCCAGCTGAGGGAGGTACTCATCTACGATTACGACCTTATGAACGATGAGATAGCCTTCAGGAACATGGAGGAATACATCGAGTACGTTAGGGAGCTCCTTGAATTCCTCAGGGGTGTTGAGGGGTGA